The genomic DNA CGGCGGGATCTATCTGGCGTCTAACGAATTTGATGAGCTGAGCCGGATCGCAAAATCTGTTCTTGTCGATTTTCACCGACGTGAGCCATTAGAAAAGGGAATGTCGCGTGAGGGCTTGCGTGATAGAGCCTTTGTGCATCTGCCGAACGAAGTATTTCAGGCTGTGATTTCAACACTCGAGACAAACGGCACGATCGTAACGGAAAAAGACACCGTTCGTCTTTCGGCGCATCGAACCGAGCTTTCACCCTCAGAGCAGGCGTTGACCGATTCGATCCGATCGACGTTTGCCGATGCCGGACTTGCGGTCCCAAGGCTCGACGAAGCCCTATCGGACGCCGCCGCATCCGCCGGCCTTGGTCTGCCGGTTGCGAAAAAGCTGTTTGCGCGATTTCTGGATTCCGGCGAACTTGTTAAAGTTACGGAAGAATTCTATTTTGCGAAACATACAATCGATAGGCTGACCGAAACCCTGCGAAAGTATGCATCGGCCGGCGACAAGACGATCGATGTTGCGCGATTCAAGGACCTCGCGGGCGTATCGCGAAAATATGCGATACCGCTGCTTGAGTATTTTGACCAGACGAGAGTGACGGCTCGTTCCAGAGACAAACGGATCATTTTGTAATGCAGAGGTTCCTGACAGCACACTGGCAAGACCTGATAATGGCCAACTATGCGGTGGATCCGTCGCTGCTGGAACCTCGTCTGCCCGCCGGAACCGAACTCGATCTGCAGGACGGCAAATGCTTTGTCAGCCTCGTTGGGTTCATGTTTCTCGATACCCGTGTGTTGGGGATCCCGATCCCGTATCATATCGATTTCGAAGAGGTGAACTTACGCTTTTACAACAAACGCGTATTCAATGGAGAAACTCGCCGAGCGGTATGTTTTGTAAAGGAGATAGTTCCACGATTTGCGATCTCAACCGTCGCTCGCGTCTTATACGGTGAGCCGTACGAATGTTGGTCAATGAGCCACATGCGAACCGAAACAACCGTCTCATACGACTGGTCAAAAGGCGACTGCCGCAATCACCTGAGCGTCGAGATCGACCAAAGCGTCGGTGTTCCCGCCGAGGGTACGCACGGCGAATTCATCATAGAACACTATTGGGGCTACACAAAACGCGGCGGCAACCGCGTCGATGAATACAAAGTGGCGCATCCGAAATGGGAACTCTTTTCCGTCAAAAACGAAGTGATCGACGTCGATTTTGGCGGCACCTACGGCGCCGAATTTGCGTTCCTTGCAAACGAAAAACCTCACTCCGTCTTACTAGCAAAAGGCTCGGAAGTATCTGTTTACAAGGGAGCTAGAATTAGCACTTAGACGTCCCTTTGCGGTCTTTGCGCCTCTGCGTCAAAAAATCACTTATGATCATCGGAATCGTCGCCATCTCAAAAAATTACGCTATCGGCAAAGACGGGAAACTGCCGTGGCATTACAGCGCCGATCTTAAGTTTTTTAAGGAAATGACGACGGGAAATGCGGTCGTCATGGGAGCAAACACGTGGCGTTCGATCGGGCGTCCGCTGCCAAACCGTCTCAACATTGTCCTCAGCCGGTCAGGCAATGTCGAGATACCGCCTGACGTAATGCGGTTCGCAAGCAAAGACGCTGTGATTGCGTTTGCGCGAGATTTCGACAATGACATCTACATAATCGGCGGAGCCAAAACATACTCCGATTTTGCGGACGTGATCAACCGTTGGATAGTGACGTTCGTGCCCATCGAGGTCGAGGACGCAGACATATTTATGCCGCATGGTTTTCTCGACAATTTCATAGAGATCGAAAACCACGATCTCGGCGA from Acidobacteriota bacterium includes the following:
- a CDS encoding dihydrofolate reductase codes for the protein MIIGIVAISKNYAIGKDGKLPWHYSADLKFFKEMTTGNAVVMGANTWRSIGRPLPNRLNIVLSRSGNVEIPPDVMRFASKDAVIAFARDFDNDIYIIGGAKTYSDFADVINRWIVTFVPIEVEDADIFMPHGFLDNFIEIENHDLGDDLHVKILQRK
- a CDS encoding DUF2071 domain-containing protein, coding for MQRFLTAHWQDLIMANYAVDPSLLEPRLPAGTELDLQDGKCFVSLVGFMFLDTRVLGIPIPYHIDFEEVNLRFYNKRVFNGETRRAVCFVKEIVPRFAISTVARVLYGEPYECWSMSHMRTETTVSYDWSKGDCRNHLSVEIDQSVGVPAEGTHGEFIIEHYWGYTKRGGNRVDEYKVAHPKWELFSVKNEVIDVDFGGTYGAEFAFLANEKPHSVLLAKGSEVSVYKGARIST